The window GGTGTGGATCCCGGACTGATCGCCGTGATCCTGGGCGTAGACCGCATCCTCGACATGTGCCGCACTACGCTGAACGTGACCGGCGACCTGGTCGCGGTAGCCTATGTGGCGCGCGCAGAGGGCTACGAACTGCTGCGCGAGCCGGTGAGAGTCGCTGCCTCGGCAGTGACTGCAAAGCCCTAGCGTTTCCGTCGCGTGTGCTAGCATCAGAGTTCCCCCATGCCAGCAGGCAAGCTGCAAGTCATCCCCCTAGGCGGACTGGGCGAGTTCGGAATGAACTCGATGGCGGTCCGCTGGGGCGACGACATCATCGTCATCGATACCGGGCTGATGTTCCCGGAATCCGAACTGCTGGGCGTGGACATCGTCGTTCCCGACATCGCCTACCTGCTGGAGAACCGGGAGAAGATTCGCGGAATCGTCCTCACGCACGGGCACGAAGATCACATCGGGGCGCTGCCCTGGGTGCTGGACGACCTTCGAGTGCCCGTCTACGCCACCGAGTTCACTCTGGCCTATGTTGAGGACAAGCTGGAAGAGCACGAGCTGCTCGAGGGCGCAGCGCTACATGAGATCCGCCCGGGCGAGCGTTTTCGCCTCGGCCCCTTCACCATCCATCCCATCCAGGTGACGCACAGCCTGGTGGACTGCGTGGCGCTGGCTATCCACACGCCGCTGGGCGTGATCATTCACACCGGCGACTTCAAGGTGGACCCGACACCCACCGACAATCGCCTGTTCGACCTGCACTCGTTCGCCGAGTACGGCAAGGAGGGCGTGCTGGCGCTTTTCCAGGACTCGACGAACGTCGAGCGTCCGGGCTACACGCCCAGCGAGCGCGCGGTCCGCCGCAAGTTCGACGAGGTGTTCAAGAGCGCCCCGCGCCGGCTTTATATCTCCTGCTTCTCGTCGTCCATCCATCGCATCAAGCTGGCTTTGGAGATGGCGCACGAATATGGGCGCAAGGTGGCGGTGGTGGGCCGGTCCATGACGGAGTCGACGGAGATCGCCGAGGACTTGGGTTACATAGATTTGCCGGATGGGCTGATGGTGAATCCCGGCGAAATCAAGAACCTGCCGCCGGAGAAAGTCTGCGTGCTCATCGGTGGGACGCAGGGCGAGCCCATGTCCGCGCTCTCGCGGGCGGCGGTCGAAAACCATAAGCATGCTCGTATCGAAAAGAACGACACCGTCGTTCTTTCTTCGCGCATCATCCCGGGCAACGAGAAGGCGATCTATCGCATGATCGACCACCTGTTCCGGCGCGAGGCGCACGTGGTCTACGAGGACGGGTCTTCGCCCCCGGTGCACGTCAGCGGCCACGCCAGCCAGGAAGAACTCAAGCTCATCATCAACCTGGTGAGGCCGCGCTACTTCATCCCCATCCACGGCGAATATCGCCAGCTCAAACGGCACGCGGAGTTGGCCGCCTCTATGCGCGGCGCCGTAGGCCAGGTGATGATGATCGAGAGCGGCGACGTGCTGGAGTTCACCGAACTGGGAGCGCGCAAGGCCGGGCGTGTCACCGTGGGGCGAGTATGCATCGACGCCGGGTCGCTCGGCGACGTGGTCGAGGACGTGGTGATCAAGGACCGTCGCCACTTGAGCGAGGACGGGATCGTGCTGCCCATCATCGCCATCAACAAGCTCACGGGGCGCGTAGAGGCGGCGCCGGAGATCGTCATGCGGGGCCTGGCGGGTGAGGACGGCTTGCAGGACGAAGCGCGGCGCATCGTCGCCCGCACACTGGAGGAATCCAGCGAGGAAGAAAAACGCGACTGGGGCGTCATCAAGGAAAAGATCCGCCAGGACTTGAAGCGCTACATCGCCAAACAGACCGCGCGCCGCCCGCTCATCATGCCGGTGATCCTGGAGATCTGATAACTGATCGTAACCCTTGACCAAATCCGTGCGGCGCAGCAGCGCATCCGTGGCG of the Terriglobales bacterium genome contains:
- a CDS encoding ribonuclease J; translated protein: MPAGKLQVIPLGGLGEFGMNSMAVRWGDDIIVIDTGLMFPESELLGVDIVVPDIAYLLENREKIRGIVLTHGHEDHIGALPWVLDDLRVPVYATEFTLAYVEDKLEEHELLEGAALHEIRPGERFRLGPFTIHPIQVTHSLVDCVALAIHTPLGVIIHTGDFKVDPTPTDNRLFDLHSFAEYGKEGVLALFQDSTNVERPGYTPSERAVRRKFDEVFKSAPRRLYISCFSSSIHRIKLALEMAHEYGRKVAVVGRSMTESTEIAEDLGYIDLPDGLMVNPGEIKNLPPEKVCVLIGGTQGEPMSALSRAAVENHKHARIEKNDTVVLSSRIIPGNEKAIYRMIDHLFRREAHVVYEDGSSPPVHVSGHASQEELKLIINLVRPRYFIPIHGEYRQLKRHAELAASMRGAVGQVMMIESGDVLEFTELGARKAGRVTVGRVCIDAGSLGDVVEDVVIKDRRHLSEDGIVLPIIAINKLTGRVEAAPEIVMRGLAGEDGLQDEARRIVARTLEESSEEEKRDWGVIKEKIRQDLKRYIAKQTARRPLIMPVILEI